One window of the Zea mays cultivar B73 chromosome 3, Zm-B73-REFERENCE-NAM-5.0, whole genome shotgun sequence genome contains the following:
- the LOC103650567 gene encoding uncharacterized protein isoform X2 has translation MMRSQLWMHHLKLWMEKSVNQNLSQVSQHLMNGLISAIILLRGCIIDIELGLITKDMNQLESSSVTRGRGKNKRIWTYYEDEELIKALYEISLDPKWKSEGGFKNGYCSVLENELKARLPGCGLSAIPHIESRVRHFRTKYGSIEVMLAKSGFNQMTMLFALPETLRREFILNMIADEAQRK, from the exons ATGATGAGGAGCCAGCTATGGATGCATCATTTGAAGTTATGGATGGAGAAATCAGTGAACCAGAATTTATCACAGGTGTCTCAACATCTAATGAATGGACTGATTTCCGCAATAATCTTGCTCAGGGGATGTATAATAGATATAGAGCTAGGTCTAATAACTAAG GACATGAACCAATTAGAGAGCTCAAGTGTTACTCGGGGAAGAGGGAAAAACAAAAGGATCTGGACTTATTATGAGGATGAGGAGTTAATTAAAGCACTATATGAGATATCTTTAGATCCAAAGTGGAAAAGTGAGGGAGGTTTTAAGAATGGGTATTGTTCTGTTCTAGAAAATGAACTCAAAGCAAGGCTACCAGGGTGTGGTCTCAGTGCTATTCCACACATTGAGTCTAGAGTGAGGCATTTTAGGACCAAGTATGGTTCTATTGAGGTCATGCTTGCTAAGAGTGGTTTTAATCAGATGACGATGCTTTTCGCGCTTCCTGAGACTCTTAGGAGAGAATTCATCCTGAACATGATTGCAG ATGAAGCTCAAAGGAAGTGA
- the LOC103650567 gene encoding uncharacterized protein isoform X1, whose protein sequence is MARLPLSTRTRKRNLTFRNVTSAIMLMYYYILALLVLSHKWKCWKIERRIKVKELRSQRMYHLICESDVKCINDLRMDRRTFHILCDMLRDVGGLRGTRNTPLEEIVAAFLHTLAHHVKNRTIEGFFLRSGETVSRNFNACLLAVLKLHQLLLKKPEPIPEGCTDFRWNHFKSCLGALDGTHVKVTVPTKLKGRYRSRKGEIVTNVLGVCAPDMQFIYVLPGWEGSAHDGRVLRDAISRPNGLRVPQGCYYLVDAGYTNANGFLAPYRGQRYHLGGFTTQNPPHSAEEYFNLCHARARNIVERAFGRLKGRWAILRSASFFPVKTQSRIIMACALLHNLILQNMSRDPFENDEEPAMDASFEVMDGEISEPEFITGVSTSNEWTDFRNNLAQGMYNRYRARSNN, encoded by the exons ATGGCCCGTCTTCCTTTATCTACACGAACGCGGAAGAGAAATTTGACATTTAGAAATGTGACATCTGCCATTATGCTTATGTACTATTATATCTTGGCTTTATTAGTACTATCACATAAGTGGAAGTGTTGGAAGATAGAAAGGAGGATAAAGGTTAAAGAACTTAGAAGTCAACGTATGTACCATCTAATCTGTGAGAGCGATGTTAAGTGTATAAATGACCTTCGCATGGATAGGAGAACATTTCATATATTGTGTGATATGCTTAGAGATGTTGGTGGTTTGAGGGGTACAAGAAATACACCATTGGAAGAGATAGTAGCGGCATTCTTACACACACTGGCTCATCATGTGAAAAATAGAACAATAGAGGGTTTCTTCTTAAGGAGTGGTGAGACAGTGAGCAGAAACTTCAATGCATGCCTCCTAGCAGTATTGAAGCTTCACCAATTGCTCCTTAAGAAACCAGAACCTATACCTGAGGGCTGCACAGACTTTAGATGGAATCACTTCAAG AGTTGTTTGGGTGCATTGGATGGCACACATGTAAAGGTGACTGTCCCAACTAAGTTGAAGGGGAGATATaggtcaagaaaaggagaaattgTGACAAATGTGTTGGGTGTTTGTGCACCTGACATGCAGTTTATATATGTCTTACCTGGTTGGGAGGGTTCTGCACATGACGGGCGTGTGCTTCGAGATGCCATCTCGAGGCCGAATGGATTACGTGTCCCTCAAG gttgctaTTATCTTGTTGATGCTGGTTACACAAATGCAAATGGTTTCTTAGCACCATATCGAGGACAGAGGTATCATCTAGGAGGTTTCACTACTCAAAACCCACCACATAGTGCTGAGGAGTACTTCAACTTGTGCCATGCTAGAGCTAGGAATATTGTTGAGAGGGCATTTGGAAGGCTCAAGGGTCGGTGGGCAATTTTAAGGTCTGCATCGTTTTTTCCAGTCAAGACTCAAAGTCGAATTATAATGGCATGTGCCCTCTTGCACAACTTAATTTTGCAAAATATGTCTAGAGACCCATTTGAAAATGATGAGGAGCCAGCTATGGATGCATCATTTGAAGTTATGGATGGAGAAATCAGTGAACCAGAATTTATCACAGGTGTCTCAACATCTAATGAATGGACTGATTTCCGCAATAATCTTGCTCAGGGGATGTATAATAGATATAGAGCTAGGTCTAATAACTAA